The sequence AAGATCTGCTAGAACTGAGGTGGACTCTCCTCCGGCTGGAGCCATTCTTGAAGAAGAGCGAACGTCTGCTGTGACGGAGCCTGAAAACCAGCAGTCAGAACCAGCAAAGGACGTGGAAGCAGGCGGAGACGCTGCTGACACAGCTCAGTCAAAACCCAAGAAAAACCAATCAAATTCAGAGCAGTCAAAAAGTCCACAGTTGAAGGATTTTTCTGGAATGAATCCCAATGAGGAAGACGCAGCTGACAATTCTGAGGCGACAGAAAGGCAGCCTGCAGAGCATGAAGTTCAGGTGAGTTCTTTAAAACAGCTTAAAACACTAAATGTTCAGTATAAAGTACTATTTTACCTACATTTTTTCGTACATACATAGTGAACCATGAATATGTAATATAGAATTAATACATTTACTGgttgtttttaattgaatatGAAACTCTAAAATAGGTTTGATGCCAAAGCTTTTTTAGGTTTGtatattttgcttttgttactaaatgtcttttaaaatctGACCCTGCAGGATGCTGGAGCTCCAGCAGACGATGCCACCACCTCTGCTTTGCTGAGACAAATTGAGACGGTGGGGACTCCGGTTGAGGACGTGCGTCCAACAGACGGACTGTAGACTTCTGTGAGAAACGgtcctgaaagttttttttaaagacattatcAAGGAAaggaattgggggggggggagaattTGGTCATCAGAGAATCATCAAATACTTTTGTGGTTCGTTTTTTAAAAGTGAGTTGGGttcaaaatattatatattgttACTAATAGCTGCTTTGCAGTAActggaaatattttgaaattaaaaaaataaataaaaagggttaaaatattatttttaatcaaatcaataCTTTTGATTTTAAAGCTAAATTGAAATTATTGGGTTTTTTCAGAGTGCGGTATATGaataataaatgataataaaaaatgtgtctttaatgTTCAAAATATCTTTCAGTTCAAGCGATCAAGTGAATTGTGCTTTTCACAATATTTAGGGGATTTTTATAAAATTCCAAATAAATGGTTTTTGAAACTGAAAAggaatttaaaatgttataacatttatgatatttttttgtaaatttcaaAGTTAAGCATACAAATTATGTTCttgtaaatttgaaatgttgaaatatttgtAAATAATACGCATTAAAGCATATTCCTGCAGTCCAGCCCACACCATAACTGCATCATCAAGTTGGTGACGACACCACAGTGGTTGGACTCATCCCCAGAGGTGATGAGTCTGCCTACAGAGAGGAGGTCCTGAAGCTGACAACCTGGTCTTCAGAGAACAATCTTACTCTAAACACCAGCAAAATCAGGGAGATCATCAGGAAGCATGGCACCGACCCAGCCCCCCTCCATATCCATGGGGAGCATGAAGAGAGGATCTGCACAACAGTTTGGTTTGGCAGCTGCACCGTCCTGGATAAGGAAAGCCTGCAGAGGGTCGTAGAGACAGCTCAGAAGATCATTGGACGCCCTCCCCTCTCCCTGACTGACATCTACTCCCACGCTGCCTCAGCAGGAGCTGGAACATCATCAAGGGCAGATCACACCCTGGCTCGGACTTGTTTGACCTGTTGCCCTCTGGGAGGCACTACTGAGGCAACAAACTGACTCACCTACTGTGAATTTCACAATGCACCACCCCTTCCCAGTTAGATTGACACAGATGCATGTCTCGTCTTGTTATTAAAGTCCCTGAAAACAGCTGCAGTCTCTTGGCATATTAGGCAAATTCAGTTGTTtcatattcattcatttatcttctaaaccttttttttctctttcggggtcacagggctgctgagCCTATAGGCAGGGGATAtgctggacaggtcaccagtctgtcacagggccacaatcacacccCCATGCACACTCATTATGGACAagttagagtaaccaattaaccttgttttatatttcacagaaaaatacTCCAACTTCCACTTGTTGTgtcaactttaatttttttgacaGTTGACATTTTGGAAATGAGCCAGAAGGTGTCACAAAAGGATTACTCTGTGGTGTTGCCACCATAGACTTTTACAattatataaattaaaatgtaatgaaataaaaaaaaaatctactcctttaagaaggaaaaaacaacactttttacgcACGATTTTCCTAATGAGCCAAACCATTGGTTTAACTCTGGAACCTGCGTCATTTTGCGTGTTTTGCCCTCCCTCACCGCACAGACACCGTGAAGCTGCTTCTTTGAAAGCGTGTCACCCCGCAGCTGTCCCGCAGAAAGCGCACCGCCTGAAAGTCATTTCCTGATTGGCTGCCGGGAAGCTTCGTGATCGCTCAGAAACTAAGCAGCCAGCTTTCCGTCCGTCACGTCAAAATACtcgattatttaaaatattaacaacGAACTGGCTCGTTTTTATAAATGCAGTCATGGAGCTGCTGGTCCGTTATCTGGAAAGAAGCAACTCGTTCAGGTAAGCGTGTTTTTCTACATCAGAAGCGCTGGAGTGTTGTTTAGTCTTAAAACTCGCTTTCTTTTTGCGTTAATCTGCTGCTTTAAAGTTTCTAAAACAGCCTCGGTGTGGCTATAATTACATCACACTTCAATCTGTAAACtattgttcacatttattaacTTCAAAGGAGGATTTCTTTCTTCGTTCTGTCTGGTTGACAGTTGGGGAAATATTGAGCCACAGACAGAGACCTTGGACTTGAATCCAGCAGCCTGAATGAAGGCTCTGTGCTACACTTCAGCATTctgtattaaaaacaaacaaacgaggGAGTAAAAACGGTGTTGAGGTTGCTTAATTCCTCTTGACAGCTGGATGACAGTAAAAAGAGCAGAAACAGGAAGTTAGGAGAGCAGTTTTTGACTGATGTTTCTTCAtttgctgcagctctgctctgaCTCCAGAGGTCATCAGAGAAGAGAGGCTGCGAGATGACCTGAAGTATTACTTCATGAGCCCCTGTGAGAAGTACAGAGCCCGACGACACATTCCCTGGAAGATGGGAGTCCAGATCCTAAAAATCGTCATGATCACCACACAAGTATGTCTGAAATTGCTCCTGGGATTTGTGGAATCTGCTTCATATCTTCagaatttcactttttaaattcattttatgttttagagCTGAATTCAAAGCAGATTTACTTTCATTATGGGCTGCAGCAGTCCTGACCACAAGGACTGTagtttttgcaattcttctttcttgttGTGCACTTGATGCAAAacttgacccccgccacatccTTAAAAAATTCAGCAACACTTGCACAACCAACCCTCCCAAAAATGATGACTTGACAGCAGCAGAAACCatcaaaaatagtttaaaatcaGTGAATGAAGCCAAAACTCACGTGTCAGGACTATGAGaagattttgaaattattatgggatggccatagGACCAATGGCTTGgcgtccattttttttttgtggtaaaatttgaaatttggctttttttttcttttcacacttttgcaccattttggaaaagaaaactttagttTCGAGCAATCTTCACAAAACTTCACATACGTCATTAGGTTAGGTCTAAAACCATAATGAAAGGCtatttgacctttgaccttttggAAGAggccgccattttgaaatattagaaaaaaattccCTTAGCAATGTCTAATTTCCCTTCCTACTCCATAAATACTAGAAGGCTTTGTCGTATTCtggaatttaaaagcaattttgacATCATgctcactttgttttttaatggcaaatatgacatcactaATTTACCAAAGAAACTtaatttaataaacattttatgaagactgtttgtgaatccactgtgttcttatgatgaaaacttggatgatttagaaaaaacaactttttttcagataaaaattctttcaaacgcaatgcattgtggtctatattgaCCAATATATGGAATAtcgatcttcactggttttccgcagagacttctgggatattcctttttttaattttaatttttttattttctcctcttcaacttgttctgtccaacaactgagcgaacagatgagagctgaaggccttttgtgttggacaggttttactattatTAAAGAGGTTATGTATCCAGGGTGTAAATTTgtgtaaacccctttttgttttcttttattttttatttaatttaatatttataattaCTTCTGGGATACTTTTAAAGGCACTTGATTTGGAGATTGTGGATTCGGACAGCTTTACAAGCTGAATACCTGAATACCTTCAACAAAATTTAAATTTGGATCTATCGCCTCATAACCTCTGGAGCGTCATCGGGCGGtactcttaaaaaaatgttagaatttagaagttgtagatttgaaaCTGCGTCAGCATGTCTAGTTCACAATAGTGGCGTTCCCCtgtagctcgcacatttttcactggaataatgtgaaaatgtaatgcacgaatccctggctcaagctgaacggAACAAAATAACATACAATAGGAAcacattaggaatgtgggccaaggaaatccaaaggTTTCACTTTTGCAGACACCTGTTTGTCACCCCCAGGagacaaaaagaataaataatgtgGTTGTTATGGagagaaaaccaacagaaaagccaccattttgaaaaaaagtattttgtttttcatgaacaTGTTCTGCACATTTCTGAACAGGGTGGCAGGGGTTGAAGGGGTGGGTGAAAGCTGTTTATCAGTCTCAAAGCCAGTAAGGGCGTGTCAGGAGGGGACCAATGGGGCGGGCAGCTCCTGCAAGGGAAAGATGCAGCTCATGCCTTTAattatctttacatttttctccaaaatgttaTCATAATTACAAATTgtatcagattaaaaaaaaaataaaacatttaaaaaggaccGAACTTTAAACAGAAAGTAGTTTTATGACTCAAAAGTGAGAGATGTCTCTTATTTCACAGCTTGTCTTTTTTGGCCTCAACAACCAGCTGGTGGTGTCctataaagaagaaaacacaatggctctgaaaaacctttttataaagGGCTACAGTGGGGTGGATGAGGATGACTTCTCCATAGCTGTCTACACACAGAGGGATGTCTATGACAGCCTATTTTATGTTCTTGATCAGGCAAGTCAACCTACTGGAATCTCATCCCTTTATTGAAAGCTGTAGAAAATGATTGTGAAAGAATGCAGAGACTCAGTTGTTTCTAAGATGGTCACCACTGACTCTAATTACAGTTGTGTAACCCCCGTTCTCTGCTGAAATACAGGAAGGTTTTACACCTGCTGGGATAAAGTCTCCTGactttttcatttgcttttatGGTATAATTGACTGATGTTACCTTCATGAAAACATTTAGGGCTGGAAATGTTTGCAGGAGAGTCTGTAGAAAACCTATTTAAGTGGCACTGATTTTAAAGTGTTCTGTTTGTATGTACAAACCAGTTCAGTTGAAGAATTTAGTTTAGCACAGATTAGAACCACATTAGATCTTTTAACGTTTGGCTGACAGATAATAAATCTGATACACTTTACCAGTTTTGATCCAAgccattgcatttctgaatgaGGCCTGTCCAAATCATGCTCTGATGTTTACAGTACAGCCAGCTGGGTGAACTCTCTGTGGGCGCCATCAGCTAtgctgaagatgaagatggCCTTCTTCTGCCCTTAACCGTCTGTAAGGAGTACTACAAGCGGGGCAGTTTGAAGCCATCAGATGAGGCTTATGATATTGATGCCCAGTTAGAGACAcgtatgttctttttttttttttttttttttaaccttattgTAAATTTTAAACTACCTGCTTTGTAAGTGAAAGTATTGAATTATTCCAGAAGTATTAAAGAATTCAAGGTACTTTCAGTCAAAAGGTCACAGAAAAATAAGTTATGAACATCAGcacactttaaagacccactccaatcatcttttgatctactgtacaagcgttcccagtgattcattatttatttttattttttttggataggtttttcattttttcggCATATAGAAAATCGGTGCATTGTGgtcaggactgttggtgcggcgTAAACCTGGCCTGACTTCCCATGACCCctttgtttacagtctctccctgtagcttaaagcccctcacaccgcaaacctaacattagcggttcaacaaaaatggtgagcgatatcagagctatccagccgtacagtttggagccagctcagatgaggaaaacaaagatgtatgtggatctatttgtctgcaagtggatgcatcagaatggagcggatcagggagcttgtgacctgcctGGTGTAGTTTCTATGTAAAAAATCTGCTCTTTTCCAAGTAGCATTTTTAACATCTGATTTTTGATTCatcacgatttaaataaagaaatactcagaaataaaaatgtaatcttaattttatttttatgtcttacATTCTGAGAAAAATTCTACGATAACAatttaaaagcaccaaaaactcaattttgatcggagtgggtctttaaataaaatactctGATGTTATGTTGataataaattcttttttaatactGCTTCTTTTAGTTTGCATGGAACATGATCCAAGGACTGCAAATCAGTGGAGGAAGCAGAACTCCTCCTTTTTTGATCTGGACTTTTATAGGtaatattgtttttcttcatctgttgATACATCTGTAAAGTCATTATTtaacatacttttatttttttaggcttGTTAACATCAAAGTGACCTTTAATTTGAAAGGAATCAACCTTCAGACAGTTCGTTCCCGGGAGCTGCCTGACTGCTACTCCTTCTATGTTATGGTATAGATTGACTTCAGTGTACTGATGGACTTGTAAAACTGACAAAACTGCATCCATTATGCCGctattcctttttattttatccttaGATCACTTTTGATAACGAGTCTCATAGTGGAAAAGTGAAACTCTACCTGGACATAGATGCCGAGAGCAGTGCATGTCAAGACTGGAAGATATCTGGCACAGGTAAGAAATATTTCTACAagtacaaaatgaaatatttatgataaaatgataagaaaacacagagaaatCCAAACACACTTTGGTTTCTTTGCATGTGTGAgttaaaaaacagacttaaactAAGTCTTATATACATTAGAGACAAAAATGCTCCTTTACCCACTTTACATCAGTTTGTACgtattttctttttgccaaaAATGGGGCGTTTTCTCCTGTGCTTGGTTTATCTGTAGTCTGTCTGAGTTGTGGGACAGATAAAACCCTCTTTCTGAAGTCTTTGCGTTTTTCTGTTTCAGCTCAGAAGAACACACATTATCTGCTGGTGTTTGATGGCTTTGTCATCCTGGTTTGCATCATATCAACCACGCTGTGCACGCGCTCTATCATCCTGGCAGTCAGGTTGCTTCAGGTCAGTTATTCTGTTGCACACATATGATGCAAAACTTAAATAGAGTGCATCTTcccctcttttatttttttaagttcaatATTTTCTGAACTAGTTTAAACTTTGTTGGAATGTAAGATATTGATTTTCTTATTTCCATGCACAATAATGaagtctgcatttttttttcttgtcatccAGCGGTTCTCACAGTTCTTCCAAGAACACTTTGACCGTAAAGTGTGTGAGGACGACCAAAAAGAGTTTCTGAATGGCTGGTATGTGCTGGTCATTGTCAGTGACGTATTGACTATTATTGGCTCCATACTGAAGATGGAAATACAAGCAAAGGTATGCTGACCGCccagtttgttttattactttttatgcgaaccaaattttaaaattttaaaacccgatgtttttttcttttctttctcaaaacCAACACATGATTTAACAATGCATTTAAGGGATTTGGTTGACATATTACAAGTAATTTGTCTAATTTTACAACGTCAACTCAGAGAAGCCTTAAAATTATGCAACCGCTTTGAACAAAGTCCTTCTGGAAAGCACACATTCAGTAAAGGAAGGTGGTGTCTTAGTCACACAGCATGTACTTCAGTTACAATgcaataaacacacaaaacggACAGATTTGTAGGTCCTTTTTCATAACACTGTACTTGAAACTGAAGATGCTTAAACCAGAATTCATTTATCCATTAAAGATGATCCAAAGGGACAGGAAAACATGACTCAAATGCTCAAAACCCTGTTTAGAGTCACAGGAGTATTTGGATTCTTTGGTACTTAAAGAAGATCCATAGCACTTTGTCTTAGTTACAACACCATAAACACACAAGATGGCCAgatttttgaacttttctcCCAGTGTGGCCCAGTCAGAATTACCCAAAGCTGTGTAAAACTACACTGCTTCCTTTTCTCAGAGACGAGACAAGTGTAGTTTTCACATGTAAGCATGAAGGGAGGGAGAATTAAGCATTTAGTTGTTCATTGAAATTAGAAAATTAGGCCCTTTTCCAGCAACATTGTACCTAAAACTGATTATGCTTAGGTCAGAATTCAAATGTACAGCAATGATAACCCAAAAGAACAGGAAAATATGACTCAAAACCCTGTTTAGGGCCACAGGAGTATTTGGATTTGTTGATTCTTAAAGGAGATCCATATAAAGAAAGCAGGATTTTAAAATCAGAAGTCAGTTATTTATTAATGAAAGTTGTAATAAACTCATGCATACTGCAGCTGTTAAACAATCTTTACTGTTTGCCCTTTGGAAGCAAAGGACTGGATTACGTAAAGACCTGTTTGCACTCTATATCCatcaagtaaaatgttttttaaaatgacgcTTTTTACTTTCAATATCTGAAGGATTTATATTTATCGTCATTTCACCACAGGGATAAAACCAAATTTGCGACTCTGGTCCTGGACAGGCAGTTGAAAGTACAAGTATGACAGGAAATATATGATGTATCAATGTAATATACAAATGCAACTTTAACCTATTATGATTCCTTTGGAGTATTGGACTGTTCCTATGATTGTTGCACAGATTTAGCTCTAGTCACTCTAACCTGACAACTTTCTGCAAAAGATGAGAAGTAATCAAATATGGAAAGAGGAAGAAATCAAGTATTTATGGCTTATTGGTCCATCATTAACAACAGTTTTGTGATTACTTGTTTTTTGCAATTCCTTATTTGCTTTCTAGAACATTGTTAGAAGTCATAGTTTAAAATTACCATTTAGATCTGTAATAGAAATAATAACTTGTACTCTGTACATATCTATCTTTATAATCTTTCCCCTTTTCTTTAGAGTCTTACAAGTTATGATGTGTGCAGCATTTTCCTGGGCACATCTACGTTGTTGGTATGGGTTGGAGTTATTAGATACCTGGGATACTTTCAGAAATATAATGTgagtatcatttatttttcataattacCTAATCcaaatttatttgaaaattgcATAAATTGCAGATGCAAGTTGTGGAAATAAATGCCAAATTTAATAGCATTATTTTATAGCATCACATGTAATAATCCTTCCACCCTGTTGCATTAAAATGATCATATCTGTGACATATTCATTGTTTTAGGTCCTGATTTTAACCATGAAAGCAGCATTCCCCAAAGTTTTAcgtttctgctgctgtgctggcATGATCTACCTCGGCTACACATTCTGCGGATGGATTGTACTGGGCCCGTATCACGAGAAGGTAACACTAGCAGAACTATGGAGGGCAGGAACATAGTGGAAAAGTGCTTGAGTGTTCATGATACAatcatgaaaagtaaaaaatagtgCAACAGTTACATTTTTGAGGTGATATTTATGCAAATATAGACAAAATCAAGAAAATCCCTAAAACTTACAATTTTAGAATCATACTGTGTGTgtaataaagtttgagtttgacatGTTATAATTCTTCTTTTCGAAGATGTTATGCTGCTGTAACTCCACAATATCTCCACCAGGTGTCAGTGGCTGTTTTCCTTGTGGTTCTTTGGCTTTAGTTGCATGACCAAAGAAAATTTGTGTAAATGACCACGAAAAGAAAAGGTTAACAATAAATAACTAATATTCTGGGCTGGACATGATCATTAAATGAAGGTTTGTGAACCGTGTGAAGGACTTCAGTGAAAACCAACCTTAAGACTAAAATCAGGAGAACAACCAGCTCCATGGATGAAAATACCCATTGTTAAATTGGAACCCTCTTTTGAGGTTGCTGTATTGTCAccaggggtgtaacgattcatcgGTAAATGGATTTATCCAACTAGATTgatctgaggcaagttgttaattgtTGTATTGTTAATTGAATTcacctataccattataaaataatttcaaattaagTAAATCGATTCataatcaatattggaaaataccatttggattaggcacagtaggtttattttactataatgtaaaaacaaccaagtgcatcacagtggacaacacacacgatgacagaaaaaaatgatcagtccatcattccagtccaatgtgtggaaacactttgaatttagcaaagacatgcaACCACACAGTGTGGCAGAAGGTTCCCTtttgattattttgatgtggaaaaacaacagtggggtgaactttatgaaactaaaatgtgaatggatttacccttaattcttgtttacttgtttgcttGTTCACGTAGTTAATTTACACatgattcttcttctttctctttcggcttttcccatcaggggtcgccacagcgaatcatccttttccacctcactctatcatttAATTTACACATGATTACCTTGAGGAAATacaaggaatgtggaaaacttcacctgcactatTTAGTatccaggtatttctctctgagtcacactggttaaaGTTTTGTTGTTCTGGATAGATTTTTCTATCCGTGaatcggattgttcaaaatgaaccgacATCTACTCTGAATCATATCATCAACTACAAATTATGGTATGAATCGACTAGTTCTTGAAATGAATCGTGACACCCCTACTGGTCGCCTATTGGTATCGACACTGAGTCATTTCGCGGtgcttttttagttttgttttgacttttgaaaacCTTGTTTGACTGACAGTACAGCTTTCCTGGAAGCAGTTTTGAAAAACCATTTCAGTTCCTAGCAGCTGCAGTCAGATATCCAAACTCAGGATATTTACCTTTAGGTGGTTGGGGTAGTCCCTCACAGTTTAGTGTCAGCTCTTTCAGGATGCTCTGAGTGTTTACTAAAAGAATAAACAGAGGATGTTATAGGACTCGCCTCTCCACACATCGTTAAGTGCTGTCTTTTGGATCTGCAGGAGGATGTGGTTTTTACATGCTATCAAGTTCTAAAGTGACTGTTAAGTTGTCATAATGCACAGGTCTAAAGCTTTCAAGCTCTCCTTACTGTTCATCTCTTATTCATggcacctttttttcttcttctagctcctatttactgtttaaattcttttttttttttaatccacctTGTAACTTTGTTCTTGTAAAAACTCATGTTTTGGTATTTGCGGCAGGGCCTAAACATGCCCAAACACAGTCTTTAGTACCCAGTTAGGTTTCTGGGAACACATTAAATGGAGGTTGTGATTTCAGGGTGTTATTAGGGGGGAAGGAATCGTTAAAACATGCtaaaatactttcaaaataatttgcCAAACTATATTATTTACTTTTACATACGTAGATAacttatacatttttaaagttctgtGAGATTCACATGACTTTtcgtctgtttttatgttttagttcgAGGGTTTGAGCCGTGTGGCGGAGTGCCTGTTTTCTCTCCTGAACGGTGATGACATGTTCACCACCTTCGCCCAGCTcaaggacaaaaacattttagtgtgGCTTTTCAGTCGGGCGTACCTCTACTCCTTCATCTCCCTCTTCATCTACATGGTGTTGTCTCTCTTCATTGCCCTCATCACTGACTCATATGAAACCATCAAGGTAAGAAAGCAGAGCTGAGTGAGATGAACAGTCCTGTCTTTCCTTTCACATTCCTCTCTCACACTTCAAACGGACACCGTTAAAGACACACATCATCTTGTGACCGTTCACTTTCATTGTTAGTCCACAGTCAATGCTAGTAAGTcacatttctttgtctttttggtCATCAAAACTTCAGGGGTCTGCTAAACTTTAGTGGAGCTATAGGGTGAATAAGTAAGGGATAATGCCTGGCGAGGTGACCACTGTGAAAGGAATAAGCGTGCAACATCAGTCGGAGGGTTCAGGCTTCTACGGCGTgggttaatttctgataatgcacaccttgaaggccacaaacccgcttataccatggtcacttaaaaaataaataaatattccatCCATCTGTAGTGCTttattcttgattttttttttttcctggtttagatagctttttttcccacaaaaagGTAACTTTTTGTTACGTGGTGTGGCGTGTTGTCATGTTTCCAT comes from Oryzias latipes chromosome 4, ASM223467v1 and encodes:
- the mcoln2 gene encoding mucolipin-2 isoform X2 — translated: MELLVRYLERSNSFSSALTPEVIREERLRDDLKYYFMSPCEKYRARRHIPWKMGVQILKIVMITTQYSQLGELSVGAISYAEDEDGLLLPLTVCKEYYKRGSLKPSDEAYDIDAQLETLCMEHDPRTANQWRKQNSSFFDLDFYRLVNIKVTFNLKGINLQTVRSRELPDCYSFYVMITFDNESHSGKVKLYLDIDAESSACQDWKISGTAQKNTHYLLVFDGFVILVCIISTTLCTRSIILAVRLLQRFSQFFQEHFDRKVCEDDQKEFLNGWYVLVIVSDVLTIIGSILKMEIQAKSLTSYDVCSIFLGTSTLLVWVGVIRYLGYFQKYNVLILTMKAAFPKVLRFCCCAGMIYLGYTFCGWIVLGPYHEKFEGLSRVAECLFSLLNGDDMFTTFAQLKDKNILVWLFSRAYLYSFISLFIYMVLSLFIALITDSYETIKKYQSDGFPLTDLQKFLREHKDFPVVDDFSEKDVEPKCSTFCCCKRFPVNDDIILIS
- the mcoln2 gene encoding mucolipin-2 isoform X1: MELLVRYLERSNSFSSALTPEVIREERLRDDLKYYFMSPCEKYRARRHIPWKMGVQILKIVMITTQLVFFGLNNQLVVSYKEENTMALKNLFIKGYSGVDEDDFSIAVYTQRDVYDSLFYVLDQYSQLGELSVGAISYAEDEDGLLLPLTVCKEYYKRGSLKPSDEAYDIDAQLETLCMEHDPRTANQWRKQNSSFFDLDFYRLVNIKVTFNLKGINLQTVRSRELPDCYSFYVMITFDNESHSGKVKLYLDIDAESSACQDWKISGTAQKNTHYLLVFDGFVILVCIISTTLCTRSIILAVRLLQRFSQFFQEHFDRKVCEDDQKEFLNGWYVLVIVSDVLTIIGSILKMEIQAKSLTSYDVCSIFLGTSTLLVWVGVIRYLGYFQKYNVLILTMKAAFPKVLRFCCCAGMIYLGYTFCGWIVLGPYHEKFEGLSRVAECLFSLLNGDDMFTTFAQLKDKNILVWLFSRAYLYSFISLFIYMVLSLFIALITDSYETIKKYQSDGFPLTDLQKFLREHKDFPVVDDFSEKDVEPKCSTFCCCKRFPVNDDIILIS